The proteins below are encoded in one region of Pseudomonas entomophila L48:
- a CDS encoding septal ring lytic transglycosylase RlpA family protein, which yields MLKRPLATLTLFSLLAGCASHDIDPRGYNETGTASYYGSRHHGKRTASGEPFNQHGLTAAHRSLPFGSRVLVTNLNNQRSVVVRINDRGPHTRGRLIDLSRAAAEKIGMLRSGTARVRVQGLSD from the coding sequence TTGCTGAAGCGCCCCCTCGCCACCCTCACCCTCTTCTCCCTCCTGGCCGGCTGCGCCAGCCACGACATCGACCCCCGTGGCTACAACGAAACCGGCACCGCCTCCTACTACGGCTCACGCCACCATGGCAAACGCACCGCCAGCGGCGAACCCTTCAACCAGCACGGCCTTACCGCCGCCCACCGTAGTCTGCCTTTCGGCAGCCGGGTATTGGTCACCAACCTCAACAATCAACGCAGTGTCGTGGTCCGTATCAACGACCGAGGCCCCCACACCCGTGGCCGGCTGATCGACCTTTCACGCGCCGCCGCAGAAAAAATCGGCATGCTCCGTAGCGGAACAGCGCGAGTACGGGTACAAGGTCTGAGCGATTGA
- the mreB gene encoding rod shape-determining protein MreB, which yields MFKKLRGMFSSDLSIDLGTANTLIYVRERGIVLNEPSVVAIRTHGTQKSVVAVGTEAKRMLGRTPGNIAAIRPMKDGVIADFSVCEKMLQYFINKVHENSFLQPSPRVLICVPCKSTQVERRAIRESALGAGAREVFLIEEPMAAAIGAGLPVEEARGSMVVDIGGGTTEIALISLNGVVYAESVRVGGDRFDEAIVTYVRRNYGSLIGESTAERIKQEIGTAYPGGEVREVDVRGRNLAEGVPRAFTLNSNEVLEALQESLATIVQAVKSALEQSPPELASDIAERGLVLTGGGALLRDLDKLLAQETGLPVIVAEDPLTCVARGGGRALEMMDKHAMDLLSSE from the coding sequence ATGTTCAAGAAACTGCGTGGCATGTTTTCCAGCGATCTGTCCATCGACCTGGGTACTGCCAACACCCTTATTTACGTGCGTGAGCGCGGTATCGTCCTGAATGAGCCCTCGGTGGTTGCCATCCGTACCCATGGCACGCAGAAAAGCGTCGTCGCCGTCGGGACCGAAGCCAAGCGCATGCTCGGCCGTACCCCAGGCAACATCGCTGCCATTCGTCCGATGAAGGACGGCGTGATCGCCGACTTCAGCGTCTGCGAAAAGATGCTGCAGTACTTCATCAACAAGGTGCACGAAAACAGCTTCCTGCAGCCCAGCCCCCGCGTGCTGATCTGCGTGCCATGCAAGTCGACCCAGGTCGAGCGTCGTGCCATCCGCGAATCGGCCCTCGGTGCCGGTGCCCGTGAAGTATTCCTGATCGAAGAACCGATGGCTGCTGCCATCGGTGCAGGCCTGCCAGTTGAAGAAGCCCGCGGCTCGATGGTCGTCGATATCGGTGGCGGTACCACTGAAATCGCCCTGATCTCGCTGAACGGCGTGGTCTATGCCGAGTCCGTCCGCGTCGGCGGCGACCGCTTCGACGAAGCCATCGTCACCTACGTGCGCCGTAACTACGGCAGCCTGATCGGCGAATCCACCGCCGAGCGCATCAAGCAGGAAATCGGTACCGCCTATCCAGGCGGCGAAGTGCGTGAAGTCGACGTTCGTGGTCGCAACCTCGCCGAAGGCGTACCGCGTGCCTTCACCCTGAATTCCAATGAAGTGCTCGAAGCGCTGCAGGAATCGCTGGCGACCATCGTCCAGGCGGTCAAGAGCGCCCTTGAGCAGTCGCCGCCGGAGCTGGCCTCGGACATCGCCGAGCGCGGCCTGGTGCTGACCGGTGGTGGCGCACTGCTGCGCGACCTGGACAAGCTGCTGGCCCAGGAAACCGGTCTGCCGGTGATTGTCGCCGAAGACCCGCTGACCTGCGTCGCTCGCGGTGGCGGCCGTGCGCTGGAGATGATGGACAAGCACGCCATGGACCTGCTCTCCAGCGAGTGA
- the gatC gene encoding Asp-tRNA(Asn)/Glu-tRNA(Gln) amidotransferase subunit GatC, with product MALQRSDVEKIAHLARLGLNEGELPRITDALNSILGLVDQMQAVDTTGIEPLAHPLETTQRLRPDQVTESNQRDRYQAVAPSTENGLYLVPKVID from the coding sequence ATGGCGCTTCAACGCTCCGACGTGGAAAAGATCGCCCATCTGGCCCGCCTGGGCCTGAATGAAGGCGAACTGCCACGCATTACCGACGCCTTGAACAGTATTCTCGGGCTGGTCGACCAGATGCAAGCCGTCGACACCACCGGCATCGAGCCCCTGGCCCACCCGCTGGAAACCACCCAGCGCCTGCGTCCCGACCAGGTCACCGAAAGCAACCAGCGCGACCGCTACCAGGCCGTCGCGCCGTCGACCGAGAACGGCCTGTATCTCGTACCGAAAGTCATCGATTAA
- a CDS encoding carboxymuconolactone decarboxylase family protein — protein sequence MADSQQSGEKIRRQVMGDAFVDRALGNATEFTQPLQDFVNEHAWGSVWSREGLPLKTRSLITLATLTALKCPQELKGHVRGALNNGCTVEEIREALLHCAVYAGVPAAIDAFRAAQEVIDSYEG from the coding sequence ATGGCTGATTCGCAACAGAGTGGGGAAAAGATCCGTCGCCAGGTGATGGGCGATGCCTTCGTCGACCGCGCCCTGGGCAACGCGACCGAATTCACCCAACCGCTGCAGGACTTCGTCAACGAGCATGCCTGGGGCAGCGTCTGGTCGCGTGAGGGGCTGCCACTGAAGACCCGCAGCCTGATCACCCTGGCCACGCTGACCGCGCTCAAGTGCCCACAGGAGCTCAAGGGGCATGTGCGTGGGGCGCTGAACAATGGCTGCACGGTGGAAGAGATTCGCGAGGCGCTGTTGCATTGCGCGGTGTATGCCGGGGTGCCCGCGGCAATTGATGCTTTCCGTGCAGCGCAGGAAGTGATCGACAGCTACGAAGGCTGA
- a CDS encoding Maf family protein, producing the protein MPQLYLASGSPRRRELLTQIGVPFVVVSAPIDETPLPDEAPAAYVERLAQAKAVAGFARTGGTGVVLGADTTVVLDGNILGKPENREQALAMLGDLSKREHQVLTAVAVTDGQRSLSCCVTTTVRFRTISFEEALRYWASGEPVDKAGGYAIQGLGAVFVSAIEGSYSSVVGLPLSETAELLEQFAIPCWQLHEDCTQR; encoded by the coding sequence ATGCCCCAGTTGTACCTGGCCTCCGGTTCGCCACGACGGCGTGAACTGCTGACCCAGATCGGCGTGCCGTTCGTTGTTGTCAGTGCGCCCATCGATGAAACCCCGTTACCCGACGAGGCGCCAGCTGCCTACGTCGAACGCCTGGCGCAAGCCAAGGCTGTGGCGGGCTTCGCCCGGACCGGCGGTACCGGCGTGGTGCTGGGTGCCGACACCACCGTGGTGCTCGATGGCAACATCCTCGGCAAGCCCGAAAACCGCGAGCAGGCACTGGCCATGCTCGGCGACCTGTCAAAACGCGAACACCAGGTACTGACCGCCGTGGCGGTGACTGATGGCCAGCGCAGCCTGAGCTGCTGCGTCACCACTACCGTGCGCTTTCGCACCATCTCCTTCGAAGAGGCGCTGCGTTACTGGGCCAGTGGCGAGCCTGTGGACAAGGCTGGGGGCTATGCCATCCAGGGCCTGGGCGCGGTGTTCGTCAGCGCCATCGAAGGCAGCTATTCATCCGTGGTCGGGTTGCCCCTGAGCGAAACGGCGGAACTGCTCGAGCAGTTCGCCATTCCCTGCTGGCAGCTGCATGAGGATTGCACCCAACGCTAG
- a CDS encoding amino acid permease, with translation MQDQSTPEQLQRGLKNRHIQLIALGGAIGTGLFLGIAQTIQLAGPSVLLGYAVAGLMAFLIMRQLGEMVVEEPVAGSFSHFAHQYWSEFAGFVSGWNYWVVYVLVGMAELTAVGIYVQYWWPDFPTWATAAIFFVAINAINLTQVKVYGEMEFWFALVKVVAIVSMIGFGAWLLTSGHGGPDASVANLWQYGGFFPNGVTGLVMALAVIMFSFGGLELVGITAAEAANPRESIPKATNQVVYRILIFYIGALAVLLSLYPWQKVVQGGSPFVMIFHELDSDLVATILNIVVLTAALSVYNSCVYANSRMLFGLATQGDAPRQLLKVSRRGVPLTALGVSAFATGLCVVINYLMPGEAFGLLMALAVSALVINWASISITHLKFRKAKLAAGITPFYRSWGHPLTNYLCLAFIVLILVVMYLTPPIRISVMLIPAWILVLWVAFRMKKARQAQ, from the coding sequence ATGCAAGACCAGAGCACGCCCGAGCAGTTGCAGCGCGGGCTGAAGAATCGCCATATCCAGTTGATCGCGCTGGGTGGCGCCATCGGCACCGGATTGTTCCTGGGCATTGCCCAGACCATCCAGCTGGCCGGCCCCTCGGTGCTGCTGGGCTATGCCGTCGCCGGCCTGATGGCTTTCCTGATCATGCGCCAGCTGGGCGAGATGGTGGTCGAGGAGCCGGTCGCCGGCAGCTTCAGCCACTTCGCCCACCAGTACTGGAGCGAGTTCGCAGGCTTCGTTTCGGGCTGGAACTACTGGGTGGTGTACGTGCTGGTCGGCATGGCCGAGCTCACCGCGGTGGGTATCTACGTACAGTACTGGTGGCCTGACTTCCCTACCTGGGCCACGGCGGCGATCTTCTTCGTGGCCATCAACGCCATCAACCTGACCCAGGTGAAGGTGTATGGCGAAATGGAGTTCTGGTTCGCCCTGGTCAAGGTGGTGGCCATCGTCAGCATGATCGGCTTCGGCGCCTGGCTGCTGACCAGCGGCCACGGCGGCCCGGATGCCAGCGTCGCCAACCTCTGGCAGTACGGCGGCTTCTTCCCCAATGGCGTGACCGGCCTGGTCATGGCCCTGGCGGTGATCATGTTCTCGTTTGGCGGCCTGGAGCTGGTGGGTATCACCGCCGCCGAAGCCGCCAATCCGCGTGAAAGCATCCCCAAAGCCACCAACCAGGTGGTCTACCGCATCCTGATCTTCTACATCGGCGCACTGGCGGTGCTGTTGTCGCTGTACCCGTGGCAGAAGGTGGTGCAGGGCGGCAGCCCGTTCGTCATGATCTTCCATGAGCTGGACAGCGACCTGGTCGCGACCATCCTCAACATCGTGGTGTTGACGGCGGCGCTGTCGGTCTACAACAGTTGCGTCTACGCCAACAGCCGCATGCTGTTCGGCCTGGCCACCCAGGGTGATGCGCCGCGTCAGTTGCTCAAGGTCAGCCGCCGTGGCGTGCCGCTTACCGCACTGGGCGTTTCGGCGTTCGCCACCGGGCTCTGCGTGGTGATCAACTACCTCATGCCGGGCGAGGCCTTCGGGCTGCTGATGGCGTTGGCGGTGTCGGCGCTGGTGATCAACTGGGCGAGTATCAGCATCACCCACCTGAAGTTCCGCAAGGCCAAGCTGGCGGCAGGTATCACGCCGTTCTACCGCAGCTGGGGGCACCCGCTGACCAACTACCTGTGCCTGGCGTTCATCGTGCTGATCCTGGTGGTGATGTACCTGACGCCGCCAATCCGCATCTCGGTGATGCTGATTCCGGCGTGGATCCTGGTGTTGTGGGTGGCGTTCCGCATGAAGAAGGCTCGTCAGGCCCAATGA
- the mreD gene encoding rod shape-determining protein MreD yields MASTRSRNGWVIWVTFAIGLLLSVSPMPQFMEVFRPMWLALLLAFWTLAVPSKVGMTTAFVLGLAEDVLYGTLLGQNALVLTLITFLVLSLQQRLRMFPMWQQSLVILVIFGIAQLIQLWLSALTGNRLPTLALVWPAVISALLWPWISFALRGLRLRLHIH; encoded by the coding sequence ATGGCCAGCACCCGTAGCAGAAACGGCTGGGTCATCTGGGTAACCTTCGCCATAGGCCTGTTGCTCAGCGTCTCGCCCATGCCGCAGTTCATGGAAGTGTTCCGGCCCATGTGGCTGGCCTTGCTGCTCGCGTTCTGGACCTTGGCCGTGCCCAGCAAGGTCGGCATGACCACCGCCTTCGTGCTGGGCCTGGCCGAGGATGTGCTGTACGGCACCCTGCTGGGGCAGAACGCCCTGGTTCTCACGCTCATCACCTTCCTCGTGCTGTCGTTGCAGCAACGCTTGCGTATGTTCCCCATGTGGCAGCAGAGCCTGGTGATCCTGGTGATCTTCGGCATCGCCCAGCTGATCCAGCTGTGGCTGAGCGCCCTGACCGGCAATCGCCTGCCAACGCTGGCGCTGGTCTGGCCTGCGGTGATCAGCGCCTTGCTCTGGCCCTGGATCAGCTTTGCCTTGCGCGGCCTTCGCCTGCGCCTGCATATCCACTGA
- the mreC gene encoding rod shape-determining protein MreC translates to MKPLFSKGPSLGVRLLVLVVLSVALMVVDSRFDLLKPVRSQMGLVLMESYWITDLPQRAWQGVAGQFGSRTELIAENEKLKTEALLLQGRLQKLAALTEQNVRLRELLNSSALVNEKVEVAELIGVDPNPFTHRILINKGERDGVFLGQPVLDARGLMGQVVELMPYTSRVLLLTDTTHSIPVQVNRNGLRAIASGTGNPERLELRHVADTADVKEGDLLVSSGMGQRFPAGYPVATVNEVIHDSGQPFAIVRAIPTAALNRSRYMLLVFSDRRTPEERATEAAIAQEEADRQGANHGQAPATPATPAPAGQAVPAVPATTTTAPAHPPAAPAQPRRQ, encoded by the coding sequence ATTAAACCGCTTTTCTCCAAGGGCCCTTCGCTGGGCGTTCGCCTGCTTGTGCTGGTGGTGCTGTCGGTCGCGCTCATGGTGGTCGACTCGCGCTTCGACCTGCTCAAGCCTGTGCGCAGCCAGATGGGCCTGGTGTTGATGGAATCCTACTGGATCACCGACCTGCCCCAGCGTGCGTGGCAGGGCGTGGCGGGCCAGTTCGGCAGCCGCACCGAGCTGATCGCCGAAAACGAGAAGCTCAAGACCGAAGCCTTGCTGCTGCAAGGGCGGCTGCAGAAGCTGGCGGCCCTGACCGAGCAGAACGTGCGCCTGCGTGAGCTGCTCAACTCCTCGGCGCTGGTCAACGAGAAGGTCGAGGTCGCCGAGCTGATCGGTGTCGACCCCAACCCGTTCACCCACCGCATCCTGATCAACAAGGGCGAGCGCGACGGCGTGTTCCTCGGCCAGCCGGTGCTCGATGCCCGTGGCCTGATGGGCCAGGTGGTCGAGCTGATGCCGTACACCTCGCGCGTGCTGCTGCTGACCGACACCACCCACAGCATTCCGGTGCAGGTCAACCGCAACGGCCTGCGCGCCATCGCCAGCGGTACCGGCAACCCGGAGCGCCTGGAGCTGCGCCATGTGGCCGACACCGCCGACGTCAAGGAAGGCGACCTGCTGGTGAGTTCCGGCATGGGCCAGCGCTTCCCGGCCGGTTACCCGGTGGCCACGGTCAACGAAGTGATCCATGACTCCGGCCAACCGTTCGCCATCGTCCGCGCCATCCCCACCGCCGCACTGAACCGCAGCCGCTACATGCTGCTGGTGTTCAGCGACCGGCGCACGCCGGAAGAGCGCGCCACCGAGGCGGCGATCGCCCAGGAAGAAGCCGACCGTCAAGGGGCCAACCATGGCCAGGCGCCCGCCACCCCGGCGACGCCTGCCCCGGCCGGCCAGGCCGTGCCTGCGGTACCTGCCACGACGACCACCGCACCGGCCCATCCGCCTGCCGCGCCCGCTCAACCCCGGAGACAATGA
- a CDS encoding AEC family transporter has product MLALLIQTLNITAPVFAMLFMGVLLKRIRLIDDNFNKVASTLVFNVCMPALLFLGIYHADLATAVKPGVILYFIAATLVCFGLAWCLAIWRCPPADRGIYTQGAFRGNNGVIGLALAASLYGDYGISLGAVLAGLVILMYNSLSAVVLAVYSPDLKSDPWSICKSILSNPLIISVLLATPMAYGQVPLPNWLLTSGDYLAQMTLPLALICIGGTLSMAALRDSGRLAFDVSLVKMVWLPLLGTLGAWLCGFRGAELGILFLYIGSPTAAASYVMARAANGNHELAASIIVITTLMAAITTNIGIFFLQWGGWI; this is encoded by the coding sequence CTCGCCCTTCTCATCCAGACACTGAACATCACGGCACCTGTGTTCGCCATGCTGTTCATGGGCGTGCTGCTCAAGCGCATCCGCTTGATCGACGACAACTTCAACAAGGTCGCTTCGACGCTGGTGTTCAACGTGTGCATGCCGGCGCTGCTGTTCCTCGGCATCTACCACGCCGACCTGGCAACGGCGGTCAAGCCCGGGGTGATCCTCTACTTCATCGCTGCCACGCTGGTGTGCTTCGGCCTGGCCTGGTGCCTGGCGATCTGGCGCTGCCCGCCGGCAGACCGGGGCATCTACACCCAGGGCGCGTTTCGCGGCAACAATGGCGTGATCGGCCTGGCACTGGCGGCCAGCCTGTATGGCGACTACGGTATATCCCTCGGCGCGGTACTGGCCGGGCTGGTGATCCTCATGTACAACTCGCTGTCGGCCGTGGTGCTGGCGGTATACAGCCCGGACCTGAAGTCCGACCCGTGGAGCATCTGCAAGAGCATCCTCAGCAATCCGTTGATCATCAGTGTGCTGCTGGCCACGCCCATGGCTTATGGCCAGGTGCCGCTGCCCAACTGGCTGCTGACCTCGGGCGACTACCTGGCGCAGATGACCCTGCCGCTGGCGCTGATCTGCATCGGCGGCACCTTGTCGATGGCGGCGCTGCGCGACAGTGGCCGGCTGGCGTTCGACGTCAGCCTGGTGAAAATGGTCTGGCTGCCACTGCTGGGGACGCTGGGCGCTTGGTTGTGCGGTTTTCGCGGCGCCGAGCTGGGCATCCTGTTCCTCTACATCGGCAGCCCTACCGCGGCGGCCAGTTATGTGATGGCGCGGGCGGCCAATGGCAACCACGAACTGGCGGCGTCGATCATCGTGATCACCACCTTGATGGCGGCGATTACCACGAACATCGGTATCTTCTTCTTGCAATGGGGTGGATGGATCTAG
- the gatB gene encoding Asp-tRNA(Asn)/Glu-tRNA(Gln) amidotransferase subunit GatB has translation MQWEVVIGLEIHTQLATQSKIFSGSATTFGSEPNTQASLVDLGMPGVLPVLNQEAVRMACMFGLAIDAEIGPRNVFARKNYFYPDLPKGYQISQMDLPIVGKGHLDIALEDGTIKRIGVTRAHLEEDAGKSLHEDFNGATGIDLNRAGTPLLEIVSEPDMRSAKEAVAYVKAIHALVRYLGICDGNMAEGSLRCDCNVSVRPKGQVEFGTRCEIKNVNSFRFIERAINSEIQRQIDLIEDGGKVVQETRLYDPNKDETRSMRSKEEANDYRYFPDPDLLPVVIEQSFLDSVRAALPELPTQKVERFQSQYGLSAYDANVLASSREQADYFEQVVSIGGDAKLAANWVMVELGSLLNKLGVEIDQSPVSAEQLGGMLLRIRDNTISGKIAKTVFEAMAAGEGDADSIIESKGLKQVTDTGAIDKMLDEMLAANAEQVEQYRAADEAKRGKMFGFFVGQAMKASKGKANPGQVNQLLKAKLEG, from the coding sequence ATGCAATGGGAAGTTGTTATCGGGCTGGAGATCCACACCCAGCTCGCCACCCAGTCGAAGATCTTCTCCGGCAGCGCCACCACCTTCGGCTCCGAGCCGAACACCCAGGCCAGCCTGGTCGACCTGGGGATGCCCGGCGTACTGCCGGTGCTCAACCAGGAAGCCGTGCGCATGGCGTGCATGTTCGGCCTGGCGATCGACGCCGAGATCGGGCCGCGCAACGTGTTCGCGCGCAAGAACTACTTCTACCCCGACCTGCCCAAGGGCTACCAGATCAGCCAGATGGACCTGCCGATCGTCGGCAAGGGCCACCTGGACATCGCCCTGGAAGACGGCACGATCAAGCGCATCGGCGTGACCCGCGCGCACCTTGAAGAAGATGCCGGCAAGAGCCTGCACGAAGACTTCAACGGCGCCACCGGCATCGACCTGAACCGCGCCGGTACCCCGCTGCTGGAAATCGTCTCCGAACCGGACATGCGCAGCGCAAAAGAGGCCGTGGCCTACGTCAAGGCGATCCACGCCCTGGTGCGCTACCTGGGTATCTGCGACGGCAACATGGCCGAAGGCTCGCTGCGTTGCGACTGCAACGTCTCGGTGCGCCCGAAGGGCCAGGTCGAGTTCGGCACCCGCTGCGAGATCAAGAACGTCAACTCGTTCCGCTTCATCGAGCGCGCGATCAACAGCGAGATCCAGCGCCAGATCGACCTGATCGAGGACGGCGGCAAGGTGGTGCAGGAAACCCGCCTGTACGACCCGAACAAGGACGAGACCCGTTCCATGCGCAGCAAGGAGGAAGCCAACGACTACCGTTACTTCCCCGACCCGGACCTGCTGCCGGTGGTCATCGAGCAGAGCTTCCTCGACAGCGTGCGCGCTGCCCTGCCGGAGTTGCCCACGCAGAAGGTCGAGCGCTTCCAGAGCCAGTACGGTCTCTCTGCGTACGACGCCAACGTGCTGGCCTCCAGCCGCGAACAGGCTGACTACTTCGAACAAGTGGTCAGCATCGGCGGCGACGCGAAGCTTGCGGCCAACTGGGTGATGGTGGAGCTGGGCAGCCTGCTGAACAAGCTGGGCGTCGAGATCGACCAGTCGCCGGTCAGCGCGGAGCAACTGGGTGGCATGCTGCTGCGCATCCGCGACAACACCATCAGCGGCAAGATCGCCAAGACCGTGTTCGAAGCCATGGCCGCCGGTGAGGGCGACGCCGACAGCATCATCGAGAGCAAGGGCCTCAAGCAGGTTACCGACACCGGTGCGATCGACAAGATGCTCGACGAGATGCTCGCCGCCAATGCCGAACAAGTCGAACAGTACCGCGCCGCCGATGAAGCCAAGCGCGGCAAGATGTTCGGCTTCTTCGTCGGCCAGGCGATGAAGGCGTCGAAGGGCAAGGCCAACCCGGGGCAAGTGAACCAATTGCTCAAGGCCAAGCTCGAAGGGTGA
- the gatA gene encoding Asp-tRNA(Asn)/Glu-tRNA(Gln) amidotransferase subunit GatA translates to MHQLTLAEIARGLADKSFSSEELTGALLSRIKQLDPQLNSFITVTEEQALHQARAADARRAAGETGALLGAPIAHKDLFCTQGVRTSCGSKMLDNFTAPYDATVVAKLAEAGMVTLGKTNMDEFAMGSANESSHYGAVKNPWNLEHVPGGSSGGSAAAVAARLLPATTGTDTGGSIRQPAALTNLTGLKPTYGRVSRWGMIAYASSLDQGGPLARTAEDCALLLQGMAGFDSKDSTSVEEPVPNFSADLNASLQGLRIGLPKEYFGAGLDPRIAERVQASVKELEKLGAVVKEISLPNMQHAIAAYYVIAPAEASSNLSRFDGVRFGHRCADPKDLTDLYKRSRGEGFGVEVQRRIMVGTYALSAGYYDAYYVKAQQIRRLIKNDFVAAFNDVDVIIGPTTPNPAWKIGAKAGDPIAEYLEDLYTITANLAGLPGLSMPAGFVDGLPVGVQLLAPYFQEGRLLNIAHRYQQVTDWHTRAPNGF, encoded by the coding sequence ATGCATCAATTGACCCTGGCCGAGATCGCCCGCGGACTCGCCGACAAGTCGTTCTCCTCGGAAGAACTGACCGGCGCACTGCTGTCGCGCATCAAGCAGCTCGACCCGCAGCTCAACAGCTTCATCACCGTCACCGAAGAACAGGCCCTGCACCAGGCCCGCGCCGCCGACGCCCGTCGCGCCGCCGGCGAGACCGGCGCGCTGCTCGGCGCGCCGATCGCCCACAAGGACCTGTTCTGCACCCAAGGCGTGCGCACCAGCTGCGGCTCGAAGATGCTCGACAACTTCACCGCCCCGTACGACGCCACCGTGGTCGCCAAGCTGGCCGAAGCCGGCATGGTCACGCTGGGCAAAACCAACATGGACGAATTCGCCATGGGTTCGGCCAACGAATCCAGCCACTACGGCGCGGTGAAGAACCCGTGGAACCTCGAGCACGTGCCGGGCGGCTCGTCCGGTGGCTCGGCCGCCGCAGTGGCCGCGCGCCTGCTGCCGGCCACCACCGGCACCGACACCGGCGGCTCGATCCGCCAGCCGGCCGCGCTGACCAACCTCACCGGCCTGAAACCGACCTACGGCCGCGTTTCGCGCTGGGGCATGATCGCCTACGCCTCGAGCCTCGACCAGGGCGGCCCGCTGGCCCGCACCGCCGAAGACTGCGCCCTGCTGCTGCAAGGCATGGCCGGCTTCGACAGCAAGGACTCGACCTCGGTCGAGGAGCCGGTACCGAACTTCAGCGCCGACCTCAACGCCTCGCTGCAAGGCCTGCGCATCGGCCTGCCGAAAGAGTACTTCGGCGCCGGCCTCGACCCGCGCATCGCGGAACGGGTCCAGGCCAGCGTCAAGGAGCTGGAAAAGCTCGGCGCGGTGGTCAAGGAAATCAGCCTGCCGAACATGCAGCACGCCATTGCGGCCTACTACGTGATCGCCCCGGCCGAAGCCTCCTCCAACCTGTCGCGATTCGATGGCGTGCGCTTCGGCCACCGCTGCGCGGACCCGAAGGACCTGACCGACCTGTACAAGCGCTCCCGTGGCGAAGGCTTCGGCGTTGAAGTGCAGCGCCGCATCATGGTCGGCACCTACGCCCTGTCGGCCGGCTACTACGACGCCTACTACGTCAAGGCGCAGCAGATCCGCCGCCTGATCAAGAACGACTTCGTCGCGGCGTTCAACGATGTCGACGTGATCATCGGCCCGACCACGCCGAACCCGGCCTGGAAGATCGGCGCCAAGGCCGGCGACCCGATCGCCGAGTACCTGGAAGACCTCTACACCATCACCGCCAACCTGGCGGGCCTGCCGGGCCTGTCGATGCCGGCCGGTTTCGTTGATGGCCTGCCGGTGGGCGTGCAGCTGCTGGCCCCGTATTTCCAGGAAGGCCGCCTGCTCAACATCGCGCACCGTTACCAGCAAGTCACCGACTGGCACACCCGCGCCCCTAACGGCTTCTGA
- a CDS encoding calcium/sodium antiporter: MGLGLVLLIIGAELMVRAALRLATRLHVRPLIIGLSLVAFGSTAPQLTVSLQAAYQGAPDVAVGSVVGSNIFNVLVILGLAALIIPLRVSRQLVRLDIPLMIVASSLVYLLASNGQLGRVEGLVLLLALLGYLLMLWHQSRHYARTYPAPSTAHASAGRFWSGALMQIALGLGLLSLAGHLLLEAAVEVATDLGLSERIIGLTVVAVCTSLPELAAALIAALRGEREIAVGTVIGSNLFNLLAVLGLTALITPEPLSISPNALDFDLPVMLGVAALCLPVFYSGYRVTRAEGLVFLCLYLAYGLHVVAFTTGMPLAGRLERLMLFYALPVLGVVLLYTTLRAWRRQH, translated from the coding sequence CTGGGCCTGGGCCTGGTGCTGCTGATCATCGGTGCCGAGCTGATGGTGCGCGCGGCCCTGCGCCTGGCGACCCGCCTGCACGTGCGCCCGCTGATCATCGGCCTGAGCCTGGTGGCCTTCGGCAGTACCGCGCCACAGTTGACCGTGAGCCTGCAGGCCGCCTACCAGGGCGCCCCGGACGTCGCGGTGGGCAGCGTGGTCGGCAGCAACATCTTCAATGTGCTGGTGATCCTCGGCCTGGCGGCGCTGATCATCCCGCTGCGCGTTTCACGCCAACTGGTACGCCTGGACATCCCCCTGATGATCGTCGCCAGTAGCCTGGTCTACTTGCTGGCCAGCAACGGCCAGCTGGGGCGTGTCGAAGGGCTGGTGCTGCTGCTCGCACTGCTGGGTTACCTGCTCATGCTCTGGCACCAATCGCGCCACTATGCCCGCACCTATCCGGCACCCAGTACGGCCCATGCGAGCGCCGGACGCTTCTGGAGCGGCGCGCTGATGCAGATCGCCCTTGGGCTCGGCCTTCTGAGCCTGGCCGGCCACCTGCTGCTGGAGGCCGCCGTGGAAGTGGCGACCGACCTGGGGTTGTCCGAGCGGATCATCGGCCTGACCGTAGTCGCCGTGTGCACCTCGCTGCCGGAGCTGGCCGCTGCCTTGATCGCCGCCCTGCGCGGTGAACGGGAAATTGCGGTGGGCACGGTGATCGGCAGCAACCTGTTCAACCTGCTGGCGGTATTGGGGCTGACAGCGCTGATCACCCCCGAGCCGCTGTCGATCTCGCCCAATGCGCTGGACTTCGACCTGCCGGTGATGCTTGGCGTGGCCGCCCTGTGCCTACCCGTGTTCTATTCCGGCTACCGGGTCACCCGTGCCGAAGGCCTGGTATTCCTGTGTCTGTACCTGGCCTACGGCCTGCACGTGGTCGCGTTCACCACCGGCATGCCACTGGCCGGGCGCCTTGAACGACTGATGCTGTTCTACGCACTGCCGGTGCTCGGGGTCGTGCTGCTGTACACCACGCTTCGCGCCTGGCGCCGCCAACACTAA